The Helianthus annuus cultivar XRQ/B chromosome 16, HanXRQr2.0-SUNRISE, whole genome shotgun sequence genome includes a window with the following:
- the LOC110919633 gene encoding proline-rich protein 36-like, protein MASSGSGVSNASDPMAFTSDDEMATDSGVYTSDTTSTDEDDFQPFALPDFGDDVPLADGPPGEDLPLVPIPAPLPFAAVPFEEQPIDALPDGDIDLLIEGPPEGDQDGGAPVEDGVPLVDIPVVDPIVPMVELPDMESQSDSSASGSFESIASHIPPLGLGYIPRMDADEEMELEHPAEAPVHPDDPIPAMLADYQPAPVIFGPVLAIDPVPVIDAPVVAPPAVEIPDVAPIPDPMAIFDDLAPFATHIDPRYANSSNGWIEEDDYPPYVVPVTPPPTPIAVPLDAPLFPPSTSGTHGTDLPITFLQDIPPPQPGEGPSSQPSGHTSFMPEDSQFLPQVPYPDFVPPVSFSAPFVTQFPHITSQFAFTPHITLPVSAPMGEPSLWSAPHVMPVSDPYHPFHDGYPVEDTLASLQLQRDALRRCVQQLERAPHPHCPCQTLFSAPHTSFPSSQDSDVHFLPLDR, encoded by the coding sequence atggcatcATCTGGTAGTGGAGTATCCAACGCGAGTGACCCGATGGCTTTTACTTCTGATGACGAGATGGCCACCGATTCGGGAGTTTATACCTCAGACACCACGAGCACTGATGAAGACGATTTTCAGCCTTTTGCCCTACCGGACTTCGGAGACGACGTACCCCTAGCTGACGGCCCACCAGGAGAGGACCTACCCCTTGTCCCAATCCCTGCCCCTCTCCCCTTCGCTGCAGTTCCCTTTGAGGAACAACCTATCGACGCGTTACCCGATGGTGACATCGACCTACTCATTgagggtcccccggagggagACCAGGATGGTGGGGCCCCGGTGGAGGACGGTGTTCCACTTGTTGATATCCCAGTTGTTGATCCTATTGTTCCCATGGTCGAGCTTCCTGATATGGAGAGTCAGTCTGATTCGTCCGCTTCAGGTTCCTTTGAGTCGATAGCTTCTCATATCCCACCGTTGGGACTCGGTTACATTCCTCGCATGGACGCTGATGAGGAGATGGAGTTGGAGCATCCTGCTGAGGCTCCTGTTCATCCAGATGATCCGATTCCTGCCATGCTTGCTGATTATCAGCCCGCTCCAGTCATTTTCGGGCCCGTTCTTGCCATTGACCCTGTTCCTGTCATTGATGCACCCGTTGTTGCACCACCAGCTGTTGAGATACCAGATGTAGCACCCATACCCGATCCCATGGCGATTTTTGATGACCTGGCACCGTTTGCCACCCATATCGACCCGAGGTACGCTAACTCCAGCAATGGGTGGATTGAGGAGGATGACTACCCTCCGTACGTGGTCCCAGTCACTCCCCCTCCCACACCCATCGCTGTACCACTCGATGCTCCCTTGTTTCCTCCATCCACATCTGGTACCCATGGTACTGACCTTCCTATCACTTTCCTTCAGGACATTCCTCCGCCCCAACCTGGGGAGGGACCGTCGAGTCAGCCCTCCGGCCACACCTCATTCATGCCAGAGGATAGCCAGTTCTTACCGCAGGTCCCTTATCCAGATTTTGTTCCACCAGTGTCATTTTCTGCACCTTTCGTGACCCAGTTTCCCCATATCACTTCACAGTTTGCATTTACCCCACACATTACACTTCCGGTTTCAGCCCCGATGGGTGAACCATCCCTATGGTCAGCACCCCATGTCATGCCTGTATCTGACCCTTATCATCCATTCCATGACGGATACCCTGTAGAGGACACGCTCGCGTCACTGCAGTTACAGCGGGACGCCTTGAGACGATGTGTCCAAcagttggagagagctccacatCCTCACTGTCCCTGTCAGACTCTGTTTTCAGCACCGCACACTTCCTTTCCATCATCTCAGGATTCAGACGTTCATTTCCTCCCTCTCGATCGATAG